A stretch of Clostridium formicaceticum DNA encodes these proteins:
- a CDS encoding ribonuclease HI family protein encodes MEVVIYTDGGSRGNPGEAGIGIVIQDVEGNTLKEISQYIGNQTNNVAEYKALSRGLEAALDMGATGVKCYLDSELVTKQIKGEYKVKNEGMITMYNMVMPLVKKFSKFHIEHVRREHNKKADALANKAMDEK; translated from the coding sequence ATGGAGGTTGTAATTTATACAGATGGCGGTTCAAGGGGTAATCCAGGAGAAGCAGGAATAGGGATTGTCATTCAAGATGTAGAAGGAAACACTTTAAAGGAAATTAGTCAGTATATCGGAAATCAAACGAATAACGTTGCGGAGTACAAAGCTTTAAGCCGTGGTTTGGAGGCGGCCTTAGATATGGGTGCAACTGGTGTGAAATGTTATCTGGACAGTGAGCTGGTAACAAAGCAGATCAAAGGTGAGTACAAGGTAAAAAATGAAGGGATGATCACCATGTATAATATGGTAATGCCCTTAGTAAAAAAATTTAGTAAGTTTCATATAGAGCATGTCAGAAGAGAACATAATAAAAAAGCGGACGCATTGGCAAATAAAGCAATGGACGAAAAATAA
- a CDS encoding tRNA (adenine(22)-N(1))-methyltransferase, giving the protein MQVKLTPRLKKIADLVPMNSSVADIGTDHGYLPIYLLQNGITSHVIASDVNRGPLETAEKNIQAHDYVDKIQMRLGSGLEVLKAGEVETVIIAGMGGILISELLDKVPTIIQSVHTFILQPMQAQADLRRYLVANNFRISKDLLVKEDHKIYEIIVVQQGTQIVEEDIYYETGFLLKSNPRDLAEEFIEGKIKTQKEIILQVQNQDSSAAMKKYKACKEKLIKLEEVLAWLKQ; this is encoded by the coding sequence ATGCAAGTGAAATTAACACCAAGATTAAAAAAAATAGCGGATTTAGTGCCAATGAACAGCAGTGTAGCAGATATTGGTACAGATCATGGGTATTTACCCATCTACCTTTTACAAAATGGTATTACTTCTCATGTAATTGCCAGTGACGTCAATAGAGGACCATTAGAAACTGCTGAAAAAAATATCCAAGCGCATGATTATGTTGATAAAATTCAAATGCGGTTAGGTAGTGGTTTGGAGGTTTTAAAAGCAGGTGAGGTGGAGACAGTGATTATAGCAGGAATGGGCGGCATATTGATATCAGAGCTGTTAGACAAGGTTCCAACTATTATCCAGAGTGTTCATACCTTTATTCTACAGCCTATGCAGGCACAGGCGGATTTAAGAAGGTATTTAGTTGCTAACAATTTTAGAATCAGTAAAGATCTGTTAGTAAAGGAAGACCACAAAATTTATGAAATTATTGTAGTTCAACAAGGAACACAAATAGTAGAAGAGGATATCTACTATGAAACGGGATTCTTACTTAAATCAAATCCTAGAGATTTAGCAGAAGAATTTATAGAAGGAAAAATAAAGACGCAAAAAGAAATTATACTTCAGGTGCAAAATCAAGATTCTTCTGCTGCCATGAAAAAATATAAAGCGTGTAAGGAAAAGTTGATAAAATTAGAGGAGGTGTTAGCATGGCTGAAACAGTAA
- a CDS encoding Nif3-like dinuclear metal center hexameric protein, with translation MAETVKSIIDIMEKLAPKQDAMKWDNVGLQVGSNHSQVNRVMVCLDVTKEVLQEAVEKKVDLIIAHHPMIFSPLKSITKEDYKGSLIHEAIKKDINIYAAHTNMDIATEGLNAFVAKKIGIEDTDILDITQREKLYKIAVFVPEGYEEKVAQGLATAGAGHIGNYSHCSFRSEGTGTFKPLAGTNPFIGKQGELEKVSEIKIETIVPQSHLAEAINNIIQAHPYEEVAYDVYPLNNLGSKKGLGRIGKLQTAKSLSSFAEELKQLLQLKQVKYAGNPHKTLETIGIVCGSGADYIELAAERGCDCLITGDVKYHQAQTALEFGITVIDAGHFETEIFFVDLVVAYLREQFSMENMEVEIVAPSTEINPFNIL, from the coding sequence ATGGCTGAAACAGTAAAAAGTATTATAGACATCATGGAAAAATTAGCTCCAAAACAAGATGCAATGAAATGGGATAATGTAGGGTTGCAGGTAGGTAGCAATCATAGCCAAGTAAATAGGGTCATGGTATGTTTGGATGTAACAAAAGAGGTGTTGCAGGAAGCCGTAGAAAAAAAAGTTGATTTAATCATTGCCCATCATCCTATGATTTTTTCTCCTTTAAAATCTATTACTAAGGAAGATTATAAAGGATCTTTAATTCATGAAGCTATAAAAAAGGATATCAATATCTATGCTGCTCATACCAACATGGACATTGCTACAGAGGGATTAAATGCCTTTGTAGCTAAGAAGATTGGCATAGAAGATACAGATATTTTAGATATTACTCAAAGAGAAAAACTATATAAAATTGCTGTATTTGTACCAGAAGGGTATGAGGAAAAGGTAGCACAAGGTTTAGCAACAGCTGGAGCTGGGCATATAGGCAATTATAGTCACTGTAGTTTTAGAAGTGAAGGTACGGGAACTTTTAAGCCGCTGGCAGGAACTAATCCTTTTATAGGAAAACAAGGAGAGCTGGAAAAAGTATCAGAAATAAAGATTGAAACCATCGTTCCTCAAAGTCATTTAGCTGAAGCTATCAATAATATCATCCAGGCACATCCCTATGAAGAAGTAGCCTATGATGTTTACCCTCTAAATAATTTGGGCAGCAAAAAAGGCCTTGGAAGAATAGGGAAGCTGCAGACAGCCAAGTCTTTATCATCCTTTGCAGAAGAATTAAAGCAACTGCTTCAGCTAAAACAAGTAAAATATGCCGGCAATCCTCATAAGACGCTTGAAACCATAGGTATTGTCTGCGGAAGTGGGGCGGATTACATAGAATTAGCAGCTGAAAGGGGCTGTGATTGCCTGATTACAGGAGATGTTAAATACCATCAAGCTCAAACAGCTTTAGAATTTGGCATAACAGTGATTGATGCTGGGCATTTTGAAACAGAAATATTTTTTGTGGATTTAGTCGTGGCCTATTTAAGGGAACAGTTTTCTATGGAGAATATGGAGGTAGAAATTGTTGCTCCTAGCACGGAAATTAATCCTTTTAATATACTATAG